GACGGCGCTCCGGTTCGACCGACGTCCGATCAATCTCAGGGTGACTGCCTTTCCCCCGCTTTCGTTTCGCAAGAGCCTTGGGACGTCGTCGATATTGACGACGACGGCGTCGACGTCACCGTCGTTATCGACGTCCCCAAAAGCCGCGCCGCGGCCCGAGGATTCGGCCACGAGAGCGTCGTCCGGAGCCAGAGGACGTTCGACCAATCGTCCCTCCTCGTTCCAGAAAAGTTGATCTCGTTGCCGATAGCGCGTATTCTGGCCGGTCTCGTCGGCCTGCGGATAGACGTGACCGTTCACGACGAACAAATCCAAATCCCCGTCGTTGTCGAAATCCTCCATGCGGGTCGCCCATCCGAGATATAGCCAGGTCGGCATGCGCAAGTTGAACTCGGAGGTCGCGTCGGTGAAGAAGCCCGAGCCCGAGCTCCGGTATAGCGTGTTCGTGTCGTGGGAGAAGTTCGTGACGTGCAGATCGAGCCGCCCATCGCCGTCCAAATCCGCCGTATCGACTCCCATCCCCGCCTGAGCCAGACCGTCTGCGTTGTAGGCGACTCCCGACAGGAGCGCGTCCTCCTGGAAGTGGCCCGTCCCGTCGTTCCGGTAGAGGAAGTTCGGCACGGAATCGTTCGCGACGTAGAGATCCAGGTCACCATCGTCGTCGTAGTCTCCGGTTGCGACCCCGAGACCGTAGGCTCCCGTCGCGTCGAACAAACCAGCGTCGCGCGTCGCCGCGGTGAACGAGCCATTGCCTTCGTTCCGGTAGTAGACGTCGGGAACGCCCCTGAGGCCGCTCGGGCCGCAGAAAACGGGAACTCCGAACCAGAGACAGCTCGGGCGCGAGCCGGGAAGCGGCAAGGCGCTCACATCCGACTCCGAATAATTGACGGCATAGAGGTCCAGGTCTCCGTCGCCGTCGGCGTCGAAGAACAAGGCGCTCGTTCCGAAGCCGGCGTCTCCCACCGCGGCTCGATCGGTTACATCTTCGAAGGTTCCATCGCCGCGATTTCGAAAGAGCACGTTCGGTCCGAGGTTCGTAACGTAGAGGTCGTCCCAACCGTCGTTGTCGTAATCGCCGACGGCGCATCCTAGGCCCCATCCCCGATCTCCCACGCCCGCGAGATCGGTTGCGTCCTCGAACTTCCAGTCTCCGCGGTTTCGATAGAGGCGGTTCGGGCCGGCAGGGACCGTCGTCTGCCCCTCGAGGGACGAACCGTTCACGAGGTAGAGGTCGAGGTCTCCATCCTCGTCGTAGTCGAAAAGCGCGGCTCCGCTGCCGAGCGAGCTCACGATGTAGCGTTTCTCCGACTCGCCGCTGACGTTTCGATAGTCGACGCCCGAGCCTTGGAGCATCTCCCGAAAGCGGGCGGATGGCTCCTCTGCCGAGGTGAGAACGAGGATCGCGGCGACCCACCCCCCGCTCGAGCTCATGGGTGGACGCGAGTGGATCGAAGCAGCTCGCGTGCCAGCGCGGATTCGCGTCTCGCTTCGCTCTCCCGTCCCATCGCTCGGTAGAGGCGGGCAAGATGACGGTGGAGCTCGGACGAGTCCGGGATCGTCGCGGTGGCACTCTCCAGTTGCTCCACGGCCGCTTCCCGTCTCCCGGCTGCCGCAAGCCAGTCGGCGTAGTCGATATAGCGTTCAGGGTTGCGCGCATCAAGCTCGACGGAGCGCAGAAACGAGGCTTCGGCGGATTTGGTGTCACCGAGCGCGTCGTGAACGATCGCCCAGGCCCGCTGAATGTCCGGCTCGTCCTCGTCCGCTTCGAGAAGAATGCTGCGCGCCTCATCGGCTCGCTCCGAAAGAGCGAGATTCTCGGCGTATGCGGCTTCGACCGCCGGATGGGCGCGGAACGAACGACGCGCGTCCTCGAGAACCGCGAGAGCCCGAGCCTTCTCGCCATCCTCTCGGAAGCAGCGTGCCAGCATGAGATGGTGGAGAGGCTCCATCGTGGCCAGCGCCACGAAACGTCGACTCTGCTCGAGGGCCTCTTCACTGCGGCCGTTGTCGAGAAGATGCTCGATGAGCGCTTCCTTCAGTCTCGGGTCGCTGGGATCGAAATCGATCGCGGCCTTCAGCTCTGAAGTGCGGTCGTCGATCTCCTTGAGCTCGCGGAACGTCTCGATCATCCTGCGCCCGTGCTCCAGCTCACCGTGCCGAAGAAGGAAGTTACCGAAGCTCAATCTCGGCTCGGGCGCGAACGGCAGGAGCTCCAGTGAGGCTTCGAAGTGCCCCCTCGCCTCGTCCGGTCGATCCAGCTGGTCGCAG
The sequence above is a segment of the Vicinamibacteria bacterium genome. Coding sequences within it:
- a CDS encoding CRTAC1 family protein — its product is MSSSGGWVAAILVLTSAEEPSARFREMLQGSGVDYRNVSGESEKRYIVSSLGSGAALFDYDEDGDLDLYLVNGSSLEGQTTVPAGPNRLYRNRGDWKFEDATDLAGVGDRGWGLGCAVGDYDNDGWDDLYVTNLGPNVLFRNRGDGTFEDVTDRAAVGDAGFGTSALFFDADGDGDLDLYAVNYSESDVSALPLPGSRPSCLWFGVPVFCGPSGLRGVPDVYYRNEGNGSFTAATRDAGLFDATGAYGLGVATGDYDDDGDLDLYVANDSVPNFLYRNDGTGHFQEDALLSGVAYNADGLAQAGMGVDTADLDGDGRLDLHVTNFSHDTNTLYRSSGSGFFTDATSEFNLRMPTWLYLGWATRMEDFDNDGDLDLFVVNGHVYPQADETGQNTRYRQRDQLFWNEEGRLVERPLAPDDALVAESSGRGAAFGDVDNDGDVDAVVVNIDDVPRLLRNESGGKAVTLRLIGRRSNRSAVGARIIRETDTGHLVREVRPSGGYLSSHDPRVHIGLGEKDVVERLTIRWPSGLVERVDSLPAGARATILEGLGYVTQSPATAAH